A DNA window from Deinococcus misasensis DSM 22328 contains the following coding sequences:
- a CDS encoding RNA polymerase sigma factor, translating to MNHVSQVSEYNPSHPAELQLLKKGDERAWHQLIETHQDRMLTYLFRLEGNYEDALDLTQEVFFRAWKGIHTFKDGEPFLPWLYQIARNTQIEKHRRKSHPQFSMEEAAEEVGFEVTSHLLSPVVQAERAQNAELVQEALLTLPEDYREAVVLRFVEEMSYEEIATIQGVAVGTAKSRVFRAKEMLAQALKGRVD from the coding sequence ATGAATCATGTGTCGCAAGTGTCAGAGTACAACCCCAGTCATCCTGCGGAACTGCAACTCCTCAAGAAAGGAGATGAGCGCGCCTGGCATCAACTGATCGAAACCCATCAGGACCGGATGCTGACCTACCTGTTCCGACTGGAAGGCAACTACGAGGACGCTCTCGACCTGACCCAAGAAGTGTTTTTCCGTGCCTGGAAAGGCATCCACACCTTCAAAGACGGCGAGCCTTTCTTGCCGTGGCTTTACCAGATCGCCCGCAACACCCAGATCGAGAAACACCGCCGCAAATCCCATCCCCAGTTCTCCATGGAAGAAGCTGCAGAGGAGGTGGGCTTCGAAGTCACCTCGCACCTGCTCAGTCCGGTGGTGCAGGCCGAACGGGCCCAGAACGCCGAACTGGTGCAAGAAGCCCTGCTCACCCTCCCTGAAGATTACCGTGAAGCTGTGGTTTTGCGTTTCGTGGAAGAAATGAGTTATGAGGAAATTGCTACCATTCAGGGCGTTGCTGTGGGCACCGCCAAAAGCCGGGTGTTCCGTGCCAAGGAAATGCTCGCCCAAGCCCTCAAAGGACGGGTGGATTGA
- a CDS encoding FUN14 domain-containing protein, with product MDLDFLTPYIGQLSFGGVLGFAAGYFVKKVGKMALFVVGGLFILLQVLAAYGFIQIDWLSIQQKADPLFKEENVRTATDQFMKLITANLPFTGAFVAGFALGFRAG from the coding sequence ATGGATCTGGATTTCCTCACCCCGTACATCGGGCAACTGTCTTTTGGTGGCGTGCTGGGTTTTGCTGCTGGCTATTTCGTGAAAAAGGTGGGGAAGATGGCCCTGTTTGTGGTGGGGGGCCTGTTCATTTTGTTGCAGGTTCTGGCGGCTTATGGGTTCATCCAGATTGACTGGCTCAGCATCCAGCAGAAAGCCGATCCCCTGTTCAAAGAGGAAAACGTGCGGACCGCCACCGACCAGTTCATGAAGTTGATCACCGCCAACCTGCCCTTTACTGGGGCTTTTGTGGCCGGGTTTGCTCTGGGTTTTCGGGCAGGCTGA
- a CDS encoding FKBP-type peptidyl-prolyl cis-trans isomerase yields MSIQANKVVELDYVLTIEGDVIDKTEPGEPLLYLHGAGNLIPGLEKELEGKNVGDSLSVTIEPADAYGEWDEQAIEVFSSENFEGNVEVGATYYAENPDGTMMPFTVREVRDDQVVADFNHPLAGQTLHFDVKVVNIREATEEEIEHGHPHGPDGTDVHDED; encoded by the coding sequence ATGAGCATTCAAGCAAACAAAGTTGTAGAGCTGGATTACGTTCTGACCATTGAAGGTGACGTGATTGACAAAACCGAGCCTGGCGAACCCCTCCTGTACCTGCACGGCGCAGGCAACCTGATCCCCGGCCTCGAAAAAGAACTCGAAGGCAAAAATGTGGGAGACAGCCTGAGCGTCACCATCGAACCCGCCGACGCTTACGGCGAATGGGACGAGCAAGCCATCGAAGTGTTCAGCTCTGAAAACTTCGAAGGCAACGTGGAAGTGGGCGCCACCTACTACGCCGAAAACCCCGATGGAACCATGATGCCCTTCACCGTCCGCGAAGTGCGCGACGATCAAGTGGTCGCAGATTTCAACCACCCTCTGGCCGGACAAACCCTGCACTTTGACGTCAAAGTGGTCAACATCCGCGAAGCCACCGAGGAAGAGATCGAGCACGGCCACCCCCACGGTCCCGACGGCACCGACGTTCACGACGAAGATTGA